The following proteins are encoded in a genomic region of Procambarus clarkii isolate CNS0578487 chromosome 23, FALCON_Pclarkii_2.0, whole genome shotgun sequence:
- the LOC138367804 gene encoding serum response factor-binding protein 1-like, with amino-acid sequence MPDIEMPHIELPHIEMPHIKMPHIEMPHVEMPHMEMPHVEMPHIEMPHIEMSHIEMPHIEKPHIEMPHIEKPHIEMPHIEMPHIEMPHIEMPHTEMLHLEMPHIEMPHIDMPHIEMAHAEAE; translated from the coding sequence ATGCCTGACATAGAGATGCCTCACATAGAGTTGCCTCACATAGAGATGCCTCACATAAAGATGCCTCACATAGAGATGCCTCACGTAGAGATGCCTCACATGGAGATGCCTCACGTAGAGATGCCTCACATAGAGATGCCTCACATAGAGATGTCTCACATAGAGATGCCTCACATAGAGAAGCCTCACATAGAGATGCCTCACATAGAGAAGCCTCACATAGAGATGCCTCACATAGAGATGCCTCACATAGAGATGCCTCACATAGAGATGCCTCACACAGAGATGCTTCACTTAGAGATGCCTCACATAGAGATGCCTCACATAGATATGCCTCACATAGAGATGGCTCACGCCGAGGCAGAGTAG